A stretch of Brassica napus cultivar Da-Ae chromosome C6, Da-Ae, whole genome shotgun sequence DNA encodes these proteins:
- the LOC106402866 gene encoding DNA ligase 1 isoform X3 produces MVTDKQLSPIGGSSVPVPNRMLRLLKKATSISDLCPGSREADGEDLEKDGIEKDEMRSDLEGLGVEEGVNARKALDFDSVPELSPVIEDLGEKSEEAISEMETREETRVSEIDSASEESGEKIEEEICEMETRDSESSVPEIDPASEEMSEGGEEEIPEMKTRVSESSVPEIDPAIEDLGEKIEEEISDLETREETRVSESSESEESGEKGDEEVVEMETEEEIINVWGSKGVRKKRSVVLEASDSQGKEAKRSKKKTVDFDELPASMNMTKKERREYLDQLRAENQRLLRETRDAAFEPVPLVRKPISSVLEKIRLRKEEISKQFLSRKKSNSKDIDDGPYGEDVNDFEEVVIEEENEDVNLEFTSNQNPDGEDCLEDSAGPLGKSDSPTNKKAESNSTHQDPSLRSQTTNFGEELLEKTSTRSVEEVMAPPSVPANNLKRNPSPAPDNSEEAEYTKESYDPETHDSSPGDPVRKFIDEVAEEEDDSDNDLLRFEDDDDDEEEDEEDDDLRDMIASQFKEDPSDKYKRNELHQKWLEQQDAAGTEKLLHKLKRGLQQDETSLFEDEDDDADGEEMAEEAADDEEVTKPEASEDENEEDPSHATSMRMRIKKIKEMIPLMFTDKDDVYVSSDDEETEKKLIQQRLYKKRLEQKAKLSSSTGNENSEEILRHIKKPEIGKKAKTSFKDRALMGINKNPAASKSSFLGKLTKSSISEGSRKRGSNVVRGYIFERDDSNSKSLNSVPEEPSVPETLQIVQEKSRPRRAPAKFTASQSQERSTTSQATTVEEEKSTRQRTTLYEILKMSSKKTSFTTGETVISSSHTESIFAAFKLDTKPVKSNPQR; encoded by the exons ATGGTCACCGACAAGCAGCTTTCTCCAATCGGAGGATCGAGTGTCCCGGTTCCGAACAGGATGCTTAGGCTATTGAAGAAGGCTACATCAATCTCCGATCTATGTCCTGGTTCTAGAGAAGCCGACGGTGAAGATTTGGAGAAGGATGGAATCGAAAAAGACGAGATGCGATCTGATTTAGAGGGTTTGGGTGTGGAGGAAGGAGTTAACGCGAGGAAGGCTCTCGACTTCGATTCAGTGCCTGAGCTTAGTCCCGTGATTGAAGATCTGGGCGAGAAATCTGAAGAGGCAATCTCTGAAATGGAAACGAGAGAGGAAACTAGGGTCTCTGAAATCGATTCCGCATCTGAGGAATCGGGAGAGAAAATCGAAGAAGAGATCTGTGAAATGGAAACAAGAGATTCGGAGTCGAGTGTGCCTGAGATCGATCCCGCATCTGAGGAAATGAGCGAGGGAGGCGAAGAGGAGATCCCTGAAATGAAAACTAGGGTTTCGGAATCGAGCGTACCTGAGATTGATCCCGCGATTGAAGATCTGGGAGAGAAAATTGAAGAGGAGATCTCTGATTTGGAAACAAGAGAGGAAACTAGGGTTTCGGAATCGAGTGAATCTGAGGAATCGGGGGAGAAAGGCGATGAAGAAGTCGTTGAGATGGAAACAGAAGAGGAAATAATCAATGTTTGGGGATCGAAGGGAGTTAGAAAGAAGCGATCAGTTGTTCTCGAGGCCAGTGATAGCCAAGGAAAGGAGGCGAAGAGGAGCAAGAAGAAGACTGTTGATTTTGATGAGCTGCCTGCTTCTATGAACATGACCAAGAAG GAAAGAAGAGAGTATCTTGACCAGCTTCGAGCAGAAAACCAGAGACTCTTGCGAG AAACACGAGATGCTGCCTTTGAACCCGTCCCTCTGGTGCGTAAGCCCATTTCTTCTGTCTTGGAGAAGATTCGACTAAGAAAAGAGGAGATTTCTAAGCA ATTCCTTAGCAGGAAGAAATCCAATTCTAAGGACATAGATGACGGGCCTTATGGTGAGGATGTGAATGATTTTGAGGAAGTTGTAATCGAGGAGGAGAACGAAGATGTGAATTTGGAATTTACAAGCAACCAAAACCCTGACGGGGAGGATTGCTTGGAGGACTCTGCAGGTCCGTTGGGGAAGTCAGACAGTCCAACTAACAAAAAAGCTGAAAGTAACTCTACTCATCAG GATCCATCCTTGCGCTCACAAACAACTAATTTTGGAGAAGAACTTCTAGAGAAGACATCAACCAGATCCGTGGAAGAAGTGATGGCACCACCATCAGTACCTGCCAATAACCTCAAGCGAAACCCATCTCCAGCCCCTGACAA TTCTGAAGAAGCAGAGTACACTAAGGAAAGTTATGATCCTGAGACCCATGATTCATCTCCTGGAGACCCTGTTAGAAAATTTATTGATGAGGTTGCTGAAGAGGAAGATGACAGTGACAACGATTTACTCCggtttgaagatgatgatgatgatgaagaagaggatgaagaagatgatgatctcAGGGATATGATTGCCAGTCAATTTAAGGAAGATCCAAGTGACAAATATAAACGTAATGAACTGCATCAGAAGTGGCTTGAGCAACAAGATGCTGCAGGGACAGAGAAGCTCTTACATAAGCTAAAACGAGGTCTGCAGCAGGACGAAACATCATTGTTTGAAGATGAAGACGACGACGCTGATGGTGAAGAGATGGCTGAAGAGGCTGCTGATGATGAAGAAGTGACAAAACCTGAAGCCAGTGAAGATGAAAACGAAGAAGATCCGAGTCATGCAACTTCCATGCGAATGaggataaagaaaataaaagaaatgatCCCGTTAATGTTCACAGATAAAGATGACGTTTATGTGTCATCTGACGATGAGGAAACGGAGAAGAAGCTCATACAGCAGCGATTGTACAAGAAAAGATTG GAGCAAAAGGCCAAGCTTTCATCATCTACCGGGAATGAAAACTCTGAGGAAATTCTTCGCCACATCAAGAAGCCTGAGATAGGAAAGAAAGCAAAAACTT CTTTTAAAGATAGGGCACTCATGGGAATAAACAAAAACCCCGCTGCATCCAAG TCATCGTTCTTGGGTAAACTTACAAAGAGTTCTATATCGGAAGGATCTCGCAAGCGCGGATCAAACGTTGTCCGTGGCTATATATTCGAACGTGATGACAGTAACAGCAAAAGCTTAAACTCAGTGCCAGAGGAACCTTCAGTTCCAGAGACG TTGCAGATTGTTCAAGAAAAGAGCCGACCAAGAAGAGCTCCAGCAAAATTCACCGCCTCACAGTCACAAGAGAGATCAACAACATCACAGGCGACGACTGTAGAGGAGGAGAAGAGCACGAGGCAGCGAACAACCTTGTACGAGATTCTAAAGATGTCTTCAAAGAAAACTAGCTTCACTACAGGCGAGACGGTGATAAGTAGCAGCCACACTGAGTCTATCTTTGCTGCCTTCAAACTGGATACGAAACCAGTTAAGTCAAATCCACAA AGATGA